The nucleotide window TCCGCCATATTGGCTCGTTCTTGGGCCACTTCCGGAACTGCACGAATCACGTCGGAAGGTACCGGAATAGACAGGCCACttacagaatgtacatgtaacacagaagACAATGTTGATGTCGTAGGCTTGTTGTCTTGGTTCTCGCGTATGGGTAAGCGAATACTACTCGACGTATATGACAACTTTGCAGGCGACATTGGTGTAAAGCCTTGGCTTGGTAAAATACCTTTGACCTCCGGAACAAAAGCAGAAGTACTACCACTGGGCGATTGGTACTGTGACGAACTCTCGTCTTCTTTGAAAAACCTCGATGGAACTGACGGCGTGGCGATAGTTGCTAGGGACAACGGTTGCTGTGAACCAATCGGAGAACCTGAAGCCAAATCTGGCGAGGTAAAGACAGGTATGACGTAACTGGGGATACTTCCGCTGGGAACCACAGAGACATTGGCAGGAAGAACATACGTCATGCCTCCACTTGTTAATTTTGTTGGAAGGAAGTGAAGACTCTGTAGCATATTGTTTTCACTATTGACGCCAGTCACCTGGTTTAATGAGTCTTGAATGGAGTGTACGACATTTGCTTGACATGGTTGTAGAACTTCAGCTTCACCGCCGATTGTTACTGGAGGCGGCATCGTGGTTGTCACGTGGGCAGCATGCCTGTCGTGACTGGTGGACGGCGGCGCCGAAGTTATCGAGGATTGTATGTTTGGCGCTGTGCCGGAGTTGACCACTTGGACGAAGGTTGGTCGAATTTCGGGCACTCCGTGGAGCAATCTTTGCGGAGCACAGGTCGACTTGGATGAAGCATTGGACACTTTGTCTTGAACGTCCGTTCCTGTAGACACGCAACCGGACAGTAAGGCCTGGATGTCAGATCCTCTGGACACACAGATAGTCTGCTGGGCTTGTCCACCCGCTCCGCTTGAGGTGCCGTTTGATAATTGATTCTGGGAACGTTCATACAGATAGTTTGACAGGTGATTCAATATGCGTATCCTTAATTCCACGTTGATATCTTTCTCTGACGACAAGAATCGACTCATTTCGGTGAAGCAGTCATTAAAACCGACACGGTATTTGTTATATCCTGATGGATCTGTGGACGCCATACCTTAGAAACAAGAGAGAATGCTTGGGATAATTTGACAAAAGGCCCTAATTTCACCgtttacttaaaaaaaacaatctgctaaatttaaaagaaagtctgttgtctaagtgatgatggaatgtattgttatcataacacaatattgtgtcatattcaccacagtatcctgttagtctaatagaatggttatgttgaattaatagaacatgtgtgttatatttaactgaATAATCTACTACAATGatagaatatattctagcatcactaagataacagactttctgttaaatttaacagattaagtttttgagtgtacgtgtgaccatattaaattaaattaaaattatgtaGTCTTAATTATGTTGTAGTcctacataaaccaggattctgctggtggactaagcctTCCCCACGCATGAcccatttgatttgttttaatgttattgtatgttaaatatggtGATAActgaacatcattttgagtatttctagaccagtgacgtataaTCAATtcctaccggcccggatagcacagttggtagagcgtccgcttcggtagcggtagatccaggatcattcctgggtcgagtcacacctaataccTTAAAAGactttggcgttcagcatgaagggcgtggtgcaacgactggttgaccagtatcagcataatggttcgggcggggcgccctacttgccttcgttaagtcgtctaagtgaagcagtactagataaaagagcggtgg belongs to Liolophura sinensis isolate JHLJ2023 chromosome 9, CUHK_Ljap_v2, whole genome shotgun sequence and includes:
- the LOC135475497 gene encoding uncharacterized protein LOC135475497; amino-acid sequence: MLSDNVTTTGGETKKSSKPVMEKRRRARINASLTELKSLLLEVIKKEGTRHSKMEKADILELTVRHLGQLQKEQVTGMASTDPSGYNKYRVGFNDCFTEMSRFLSSEKDINVELRIRILNHLSNYLYERSQNQLSNGTSSGAGGQAQQTICVSRGSDIQALLSGCVSTGTDVQDKVSNASSKSTCAPQRLLHGVPEIRPTFVQVVNSGTAPNIQSSITSAPPSTSHDRHAAHVTTTMPPPVTIGGEAEVLQPCQANVVHSIQDSLNQVTGVNSENNMLQSLHFLPTKLTSGGMTYVLPANVSVVPSGSIPSYVIPVFTSPDLASGSPIGSQQPLSLATIATPSVPSRFFKEDESSSQYQSPSGSTSAFVPEVKGILPSQGFTPMSPAKLSYTSSSIRLPIRENQDNKPTTSTLSSVLHVHSVSGLSIPVPSDVIRAVPEVAQERANMAEHDVMWRPW